In Pocillopora verrucosa isolate sample1 chromosome 13, ASM3666991v2, whole genome shotgun sequence, one genomic interval encodes:
- the LOC136277634 gene encoding melanocyte-stimulating hormone receptor-like: MARSFSRSWEYDYSKPAIIGINVTFMLLSITGNLLVIFSVSRTPSLRSPSTTLLCGLAASDVIVGLIAQPLFIIRELIPNDTLFYVVFFFSCNGCGVSLLTMTLISLDRYAALQYHMRYATMVTSKRVICTLATMWFVIHVAFGIYFWKRVVYFIVAACFNISCLFLSTFSYVSIYQIVKRHQRQIQAQNQAIQGPNIGSNLNIARLKRSTINTFIFYMFLILCYSPFFPLLLVDVLLQNQEWSGSLMYATTVTFMNSAINPILYCCVLKDLRRAVLRAARKIFCK, translated from the coding sequence ATGGCACGATCATTTTCACGCTCTTGGGAATATGACTATTCCAAGCCTGCGATCATCGGAATTAACGTAACTTTCATGTTACTATCCATTACCGGAAATCTGTTGGTCATCTTTTCTGTTTCTAGGACACCCTCTTTACGTTCGCCGTCAACAACTCTACTTTGTGGTCTGGCTGCATCAGATGTAATTGTTGGACTTATAGCGCAACCTCTCTTTATCATTCGAGAGCTGATACCAAATGACACCCTATTTTATGTGGTGTTCTTTTTCTCCTGCAACGGCTGTGGAGTTTCCCTATTAACGATGACACTCATAAGTTTGGATCGATACGCAGCTCTTCAGTACCACATGAGATATGCTACCATGGTGACTTCCAAAAGGGTTATCTGCACACTAGCTACAATGTGGTTTGTCATACATGTGGCATTTGGTATCTACTTTTGGAAACGAGTAGTATATTTTATCGTTGCTGCCTGTTTCAACATCAGCTGTCTCTTTTTATCGACGTTCTCTTACGTTAGCATTTATCAAATTGTTAAGCGACACCAGAGGCAGATTCAAGCGCAGAACCAAGCGATTCAAGGTCCAAATATTGGTAGTAACTTGAACATAGCTCGTCTTAAGAGATCCACCATAAACACTTTCATATTTTACATGTTTTTGATATTGTGTTATTCGCCATTTTTTCCATTACTGCTTGTCGATGTCTTGTTGCAGAATCAGGAATGGTCAGGTAGCTTAATGTATGCGACCACTGTAACTTTTATGAACTCTGCCATCAATCCAATCTTGTACTGCTGCGTTTTAAAAGATCTTCGAAGAGCTGTTTTAAGAGCTGCAAGAAAGATTTTTTGCAAGTga